The following are from one region of the Streptomyces rubrogriseus genome:
- the mqnC gene encoding cyclic dehypoxanthinyl futalosine synthase — MTEKADLQPILDRAAAGGRITPEEALDLYRDAPLHALGAAADAVRRRRYAGTEHIATYIIERNINYTNVCVTACKFCAFYAAPKDTKKGWSRDLDDILRRCAETVELGGTQIMFQGGHHPDYGVEYYEEHFAAIKKEFPQLVIHSLGASEVEHMARISKVSVEEAVTRIHAAGLDSFAGAGAELLPERPRKAIAPLKESGERWLEIMEIAHGLGVESTSTMLMGTGETNAERIEHLRMIRDVQDRTGGFRAFIPYTYQPENNHLKGRTQATLFEYLRMIAIARMFLDNVAHIQGSWLTTGKEVGQLSLHYGADDLGSIMLEENVVSSAGAKHRSNRLEIIDLIRKAGRVPAQRATTYEHLVVHDDPANDPVDERVVSHISSTAIEGGTAHPELKLLAPN, encoded by the coding sequence GTGACCGAGAAGGCCGACCTTCAGCCCATCCTCGACCGCGCCGCCGCCGGTGGGCGAATCACCCCCGAAGAGGCGCTCGACCTCTATCGCGACGCCCCGCTGCACGCGCTGGGCGCCGCCGCCGACGCCGTACGCAGGCGCCGGTACGCGGGTACGGAGCACATCGCGACGTACATCATCGAGCGCAACATCAACTACACGAACGTGTGCGTCACGGCGTGCAAGTTCTGCGCCTTCTACGCGGCCCCCAAGGACACCAAGAAGGGCTGGAGCCGCGACCTCGACGACATCCTGCGCCGCTGCGCGGAGACGGTCGAACTGGGCGGTACGCAGATCATGTTCCAGGGCGGCCACCACCCGGACTACGGCGTCGAGTACTACGAGGAGCACTTCGCCGCCATCAAGAAGGAGTTCCCGCAGCTCGTCATCCACAGCCTGGGGGCGAGCGAGGTCGAGCACATGGCGCGGATCTCGAAGGTGTCGGTCGAGGAGGCCGTCACCCGCATCCACGCCGCCGGACTCGACTCCTTCGCCGGTGCCGGTGCGGAGCTGCTGCCCGAGCGGCCGCGCAAGGCCATCGCGCCGCTGAAGGAGTCCGGCGAGCGCTGGCTGGAGATCATGGAGATCGCGCACGGGCTGGGCGTCGAGTCGACGTCCACCATGCTGATGGGCACCGGCGAGACCAACGCCGAGCGCATCGAGCACCTGCGGATGATCCGGGACGTGCAGGACCGCACCGGCGGCTTCCGCGCCTTCATCCCGTACACCTACCAGCCCGAGAACAACCACCTGAAGGGCCGCACGCAGGCCACGCTCTTCGAGTACCTGCGGATGATCGCCATCGCCCGCATGTTCCTCGACAACGTCGCCCACATCCAGGGCTCCTGGCTGACCACCGGCAAGGAGGTCGGCCAGCTCTCCCTGCACTACGGCGCGGACGACCTCGGCTCGATCATGCTCGAGGAGAACGTCGTCTCCTCCGCGGGCGCCAAGCACCGGTCCAACCGGCTGGAGATCATCGACCTGATCCGCAAGGCGGGGCGGGTCCCGGCGCAGCGGGCCACGACGTACGAGCACCTCGTCGTGCACGACGACCCGGCGAACGACCCCGTCGACGAGCGCGTCGTCTCCCACATCTCCTCCACGGCGATCGAGGGCGGCACGGCCCACCCCGAGCTGAAGCTGCTGGCCCCCAACTGA
- a CDS encoding prepilin peptidase, with protein MSIDSAIDSVMDSAVDIDLVVVLVAAVWGAAAGASLPRAAYRFSAPSGEAWRERCPDGRHPVPGWLGRARCARCPAGQASYGPRTASLAVATALVCAALAAATGTRPEVAVWLLLAPVGVLLAVVDLKVRRLPDPLTLPLAGAALVLLGLTALVPEHAGEWTTALLGALALGAGYLVLFLINPAGMGFGDVKLALTAGAVLGWYGWPTLMLGTFAGFLLGALYGGALLVARRADRKTAIPFGPFLIAGAFLGVLAGAYAA; from the coding sequence ATGAGCATCGACTCCGCCATCGACTCCGTCATGGACAGCGCCGTCGACATCGATCTCGTGGTCGTCCTCGTCGCCGCGGTGTGGGGCGCGGCGGCGGGCGCGTCGCTGCCCCGTGCGGCCTACCGGTTCTCCGCCCCGTCCGGGGAGGCCTGGCGCGAGCGGTGCCCGGACGGGCGGCACCCCGTACCCGGCTGGCTCGGCCGGGCCCGGTGCGCGCGGTGCCCGGCCGGTCAGGCGTCCTACGGTCCGCGCACCGCGTCCCTCGCCGTCGCCACCGCCCTCGTCTGCGCCGCGCTCGCCGCCGCCACCGGCACCCGGCCCGAGGTCGCCGTCTGGCTGCTGCTCGCCCCGGTCGGCGTGCTGCTGGCCGTCGTCGACCTGAAGGTACGGCGGCTGCCCGACCCGCTCACCCTGCCGCTGGCCGGCGCCGCGCTCGTCCTGCTCGGGCTCACCGCGCTCGTGCCCGAGCACGCGGGGGAGTGGACGACCGCCCTGCTGGGCGCCCTCGCCCTCGGCGCCGGCTACCTCGTGCTGTTCCTCATCAACCCGGCCGGCATGGGCTTCGGCGACGTCAAGCTCGCCCTCACGGCCGGTGCCGTCCTCGGCTGGTACGGCTGGCCCACGCTGATGCTGGGCACCTTCGCCGGGTTCCTGCTCGGGGCGCTGTACGGCGGCGCCCTCCTCGTCGCCCGGCGCGCGGACCGCAAGACGGCCATCCCCTTCGGGCCGTTCCTGATCGCGGGCGCCTTCCTCGGCGTCCTGGCCGGGGCCTACGCGGCCTGA